A single genomic interval of Lathyrus oleraceus cultivar Zhongwan6 chromosome 7, CAAS_Psat_ZW6_1.0, whole genome shotgun sequence harbors:
- the LOC127102714 gene encoding lignin-forming anionic peroxidase gives MAYRIVVTILVLLATICDAQLSSTFYDTTCPDALTTIRTAIRTAVSKERRMAASLIRLHFHDCFVQGCDASILLDDSTTIESEKTALPNLNSARGFQVIDNAKSQVEKVCPGVVSCADIVAVAARDASFAVGGPSWTVKLGRRDSTTASKSLANTDLPFFTDDLQTLISKFTIKGLTAKDMVALSGAHTIGQAQCFTFRDRIYNNASDIDAGFATTRQRGCPSSSSTSNNQKLAALDLVTPNSFDNNYFKNLIQKKGLLQSDQVLFSGGSTDSIVSQYSQNPTAFKSDFAASMINMGDIQPLTGSAGIIRRICIAAN, from the exons ATGGCTTATAGAATTGTTGTTACAATATTGGTGCTGCTAGCCACAATATGTGATGCACAGTTGTCTTCTACATTTTACGACACTACATGCCCCGATGCACTAACCACCATTAGAACTGCCATTCGTACAGCTGTCTCTAAAGAGCGTCGCATGGCTGCATCTCTCATTCGCCTTCATTTTCATGACTGCTTTGTGCAGGGCTGTGATGCATCCATTTTGCTAGATGACAGTACCACAATCGAGAGCGAAAAGACTGCACTTCCAAATCTTAACTCAGCAAGAGGATTTCAAGTCATTGATAATGCAAAATCACAGGTAGAGAAAGTATGTCCCGGAGTTGTGTCTTGTGCAGACATAGTAGCTGTAGCCGCACGTGATGCATCATTCGCT GTAGGTGGTCCATCATGGACAGTGAAACTTGGAAGAAGAGATTCTACTACGGCAAGCAAAAGTTTGGCCAATACGGACCTTCCATTCTTTACCGACGATCTTCAAACTCTTATATCTAAATTTACTATTAAAGGTCTCACTGCCAAAGACATGGTTGCTCTATCTG GTGCCCACACAATCGGACAAGCTCAATGCTTTACATTTCGTGATAGGATATACAACAATGCAAGTGACATAGATGCTGGATTCGCTACCACTCGCCAACGTGGTTGTCCATCTTCCAGTTCCACTTCAAACAATCAGAAGTTGGCAGCACTCGACTTGGTCACACCAAATTCTTTTGACAACAACTACTTTAAGAATTTAATTCAAAAGAAGGGTCTTCTACAATCAGACCAAGTTCTTTTCAGCGGTGGATCTACGGATTCTATCGTTTCTCAATACAGCCAAAATCCTACCGCTTTTAAATCTGATTTTGCAGCTTCTATGATAAACATGGGAGATATTCAACCATTAACAGGATCCGCCGGAATCATTAGACGTATCTGCATTGCTGCCAACTAA